A window from Flavobacterium gyeonganense encodes these proteins:
- a CDS encoding TlpA disulfide reductase family protein encodes MNTIKFKILGLSICLFMITNIQAQKKKAATPAATSYTIEGNITGLEDGTIVKLVPSATHSSEPAVAETTIKDGKFTFTGKLNEPRFFYLTFGDNKGFIPVVIENSKIKVTATAEAPKQESGRISFKGQTITGSKSNDYFVQQTAFKEELNKDYEAYHVGIDELSNIVGKARKENNKKLLDSVYNTPQWKKFEADEKAFFTKVEKTTTDVITKHKANWWGPFFMMTQFSYLTPDQKPLYEQFSDAAKKSYYGQLVDKEVNPKSLVGTSVANFQLNDKDGNSKSVKDIVSGKKYILIDFWASWCAPCRKEIPNLKNAYAAYAEKGFEVLSISIDKDEKAWQKALAQENMQWPNLHDDDKVSKAFNVKTIPATYLVDSKGIIINDNLRGAALEEKLKELLKS; translated from the coding sequence ATGAATACAATTAAATTTAAAATTTTAGGATTGAGTATCTGTCTGTTTATGATTACGAACATTCAGGCTCAAAAGAAAAAAGCAGCCACTCCGGCAGCAACTTCTTATACGATTGAAGGAAATATTACAGGCCTTGAAGACGGAACTATTGTAAAATTAGTTCCTAGCGCCACACATTCTTCGGAACCCGCAGTGGCAGAAACCACAATTAAAGACGGAAAATTTACTTTTACAGGAAAATTAAATGAGCCAAGATTTTTTTACCTCACATTTGGAGATAACAAAGGATTCATACCTGTAGTAATCGAAAATTCAAAAATAAAAGTTACTGCTACAGCAGAGGCTCCAAAACAGGAAAGCGGAAGAATCAGTTTCAAAGGGCAGACAATTACGGGTTCAAAATCAAACGATTATTTTGTACAGCAAACTGCTTTCAAAGAGGAATTAAATAAAGATTATGAAGCATATCATGTAGGAATTGATGAACTAAGTAACATTGTAGGAAAAGCCAGAAAAGAAAACAACAAGAAACTGTTAGATTCTGTTTACAATACGCCACAATGGAAAAAATTTGAAGCAGATGAAAAAGCTTTTTTCACTAAAGTAGAAAAAACAACAACCGATGTAATCACAAAACATAAAGCAAATTGGTGGGGACCGTTTTTTATGATGACGCAGTTTTCGTATTTAACACCGGATCAAAAGCCATTGTATGAGCAATTCTCCGATGCAGCCAAAAAAAGCTACTACGGACAATTGGTTGACAAAGAAGTAAATCCTAAATCTTTGGTAGGAACCAGCGTTGCTAATTTTCAGTTAAATGATAAAGACGGAAATTCTAAAAGTGTAAAAGACATTGTTTCGGGTAAAAAATACATTCTGATTGATTTTTGGGCTTCCTGGTGTGCACCTTGCCGTAAAGAAATTCCAAACCTTAAAAATGCTTATGCAGCCTACGCTGAAAAAGGATTTGAAGTTTTAAGCATTTCTATCGATAAAGATGAAAAAGCATGGCAAAAAGCATTGGCACAAGAAAATATGCAATGGCCAAATTTGCACGATGATGATAAAGTGAGCAAAGCATTTAATGTAAAAACAATTCCGGCAACTTATTTAGTAGACAGTAAAGGTATTATCATCAACGATAATTTAAGAGGAGCAGCATTAGAAGAAAAATTAAAAGAATTATTGAAATCATAA
- a CDS encoding protein-disulfide reductase DsbD family protein encodes MKNSIITFMLLLSAGMFGQMYNPVKWKTSAEQLSEKEYLLKIQAEIQSGWHLYGQYIEEGGPSRTAFSFKNPNKNFELIGKTTEEKGHEVQDKIFDMKIKYFEGKALFTQKIKIVSGSITVVNAEVEFMVCDDSNCLPPSSEELIFKIPASKVAAAEETTVTKNDTVIAKNDTSAVNKTPIVNEKDSQKPLVNLSLKASSKGLWSIFIISFLSGFAALLTPCVFPMIPMTVSYFTKQSKTKASGIRNALIYGFSIVIIYVLLGSIVTAVFGADSLNALSTNVWFNLIFFILLVVFACSFLGAFEIMLPNALANKVDSQADRGGLIGIFFMALALAIVSFSCTGPIVGTLLVEAASKGGIAPIVGMLGFSIAIALPFSLFAAFPGWLNALPKSGGWLNTVKVVLGFLELALAFKFLSNADLVLQLHWLEREVFLAIWIAVFGALAFYLFGKITLPHDSPLNHISVGRLSLGLVVLAFTIYLIPGLWGAPLKLISGFPPAMHYSESPDGFGAKNESATKVPLPEGAEYGPQNIITFHDYDKGMEFAKKEGKPVLLDFTGYACVNCRKMEELVWSDPKVLGVLNNDVVLISLYVDDKRELPESEQYVSETTGKKIKTIGNKWSDLQIKTYKANAQPFYVIVDHNSANLTEPSAYNPDIEAYYNWLQSGIKNFKK; translated from the coding sequence ATGAAAAATAGCATAATTACCTTCATGCTGCTGCTGAGTGCGGGCATGTTTGGGCAGATGTATAATCCCGTAAAATGGAAAACTTCTGCAGAACAGCTTTCAGAAAAAGAATATCTTTTAAAAATTCAGGCCGAAATTCAGTCAGGCTGGCATTTATACGGACAATATATTGAAGAAGGAGGTCCGTCAAGAACTGCTTTTAGTTTTAAAAATCCGAATAAAAATTTCGAATTAATAGGTAAAACAACAGAAGAAAAAGGACATGAAGTTCAGGATAAAATTTTCGATATGAAAATTAAATATTTTGAAGGGAAAGCGCTTTTTACACAAAAAATCAAAATTGTTTCAGGTTCCATAACAGTTGTAAATGCTGAGGTTGAATTTATGGTTTGTGATGACAGCAATTGTTTACCGCCATCTTCAGAAGAATTGATTTTTAAAATTCCGGCTTCAAAAGTGGCCGCTGCCGAAGAAACTACTGTTACAAAAAATGATACTGTAATCGCAAAGAATGATACATCAGCAGTAAACAAAACTCCGATTGTTAATGAAAAAGATTCTCAAAAACCATTAGTAAATTTATCACTTAAAGCATCTTCAAAAGGATTATGGAGCATTTTTATTATTTCTTTTCTTTCAGGTTTTGCGGCTTTATTGACACCTTGTGTTTTCCCGATGATTCCGATGACCGTAAGTTATTTTACGAAGCAGAGTAAAACCAAAGCTTCCGGAATCAGAAATGCTTTGATTTATGGATTCTCGATTGTAATTATTTATGTTTTATTGGGTTCGATTGTAACCGCGGTTTTTGGTGCCGATTCGCTGAATGCCCTTTCAACAAATGTTTGGTTCAATCTTATTTTCTTTATTTTATTAGTCGTTTTTGCCTGTTCATTTTTGGGAGCTTTCGAAATTATGTTGCCGAATGCATTGGCGAATAAAGTAGATTCACAAGCCGACAGGGGAGGACTGATCGGAATTTTCTTTATGGCTTTGGCTTTGGCTATTGTGTCATTTTCGTGTACAGGTCCAATTGTCGGAACCTTGTTGGTTGAAGCGGCTTCAAAAGGAGGAATCGCTCCAATTGTCGGAATGTTAGGATTTTCGATTGCGATTGCTTTGCCGTTTTCATTATTTGCTGCTTTTCCGGGCTGGCTGAATGCTTTGCCAAAATCCGGAGGCTGGCTAAATACGGTAAAAGTGGTTCTTGGTTTTTTAGAATTGGCTTTAGCCTTTAAATTTTTATCGAATGCCGATTTGGTTTTACAGCTTCATTGGCTTGAAAGAGAAGTTTTCCTTGCCATCTGGATTGCCGTTTTTGGAGCTTTAGCCTTCTATTTATTCGGAAAAATTACACTGCCGCATGATTCGCCTTTAAATCATATTTCTGTTGGAAGATTAAGTCTTGGCTTGGTTGTTTTAGCATTTACGATTTACCTGATTCCCGGACTTTGGGGTGCACCTTTAAAATTGATCAGCGGATTTCCTCCGGCAATGCATTACAGCGAATCTCCGGACGGATTTGGGGCTAAAAATGAATCGGCAACAAAAGTACCTTTGCCTGAGGGAGCAGAATATGGTCCGCAGAACATTATTACTTTTCATGATTATGACAAAGGAATGGAATTTGCCAAAAAAGAAGGAAAGCCTGTATTGCTTGATTTTACAGGTTATGCCTGTGTAAACTGCCGAAAAATGGAAGAACTGGTTTGGTCTGATCCTAAAGTTTTAGGTGTTTTAAATAACGATGTGGTTTTGATTTCGCTGTACGTTGATGATAAAAGGGAACTGCCTGAAAGTGAGCAATATGTTTCTGAAACAACCGGTAAAAAAATCAAAACGATTGGGAATAAATGGAGCGACCTTCAGATCAAAACCTACAAAGCCAATGCACAGCCATTTTATGTAATTGTAGATCATAACAGTGCCAATCTGACTGAGCCTTCTGCTTACAATCCGGATATCGAAGCCTATTACAACTGGCTTCAAAGCGGAATTAAAAATTTTAAAAAATAA
- a CDS encoding aminotransferase class V-fold PLP-dependent enzyme gives MDTILNKTEITQLEQHFSKFRGNIIGVNHTFESVYGEQKLYYADWIASGRLYIPIEDIMLNKIGPMIANTHSFSSETGKASTYAYQHARQLIKKHVNTNESDVLVATGTGMTAALNKLQRIMGLRSADNIYNVKLKYDDERPVVFITHMEHHSNQVPWYETIADVVVLRAGENNLVDPKILDEELKKYSNRNLKIGSFTACSNVTGIITPYHELAKIMHEHGGYCFIDFAASAPYVKIDMHPKDPEERLDAIFFSPHKFLGGPGTCGVLVFNEALYKSNFPDNPGGGNVKCTDPWGGYYYSDAIEVKEDGGTPGFLQVMRAALCMELKEQMGIQNIKERDKELLDLCFEELQKIEGLSILGDLKSERIGCVSFTIENIHYNLIVRLLNDRFGIQVRGGWSCASTYAHYLFDIDEHTSKTFTHELLQKNLSNKPGWVRLSLHPTMANEELLFICEAIQKVVLNYKEWQIGYEYNPSNNEFESILAKEKIGEDVKEWFCLD, from the coding sequence ATGGATACTATTCTGAATAAAACTGAAATCACCCAATTAGAACAACATTTTTCAAAGTTTAGAGGCAATATAATTGGCGTGAATCATACCTTCGAATCGGTTTACGGGGAACAAAAATTATATTACGCCGACTGGATTGCCAGCGGAAGATTGTACATTCCGATAGAAGATATTATGCTCAATAAGATAGGTCCGATGATTGCCAATACACACTCTTTTTCAAGTGAAACAGGAAAAGCATCAACTTATGCTTACCAACATGCCCGACAACTAATTAAAAAGCATGTTAATACTAATGAATCGGATGTTTTGGTAGCAACCGGAACCGGAATGACTGCTGCTTTGAATAAGCTGCAGCGTATCATGGGACTACGTTCTGCTGATAATATTTACAATGTTAAACTGAAATATGATGATGAACGTCCAGTGGTTTTTATCACGCATATGGAACATCATTCGAATCAGGTGCCGTGGTATGAAACCATTGCTGATGTTGTGGTTTTGCGTGCCGGCGAAAATAATCTGGTTGATCCAAAGATTCTGGATGAGGAGTTAAAAAAGTATTCAAACAGAAATTTAAAAATTGGATCATTCACAGCCTGTTCTAATGTTACCGGAATTATTACGCCTTATCACGAACTCGCAAAAATCATGCATGAGCATGGAGGTTATTGTTTTATTGATTTTGCAGCTTCGGCACCTTACGTGAAAATCGATATGCATCCTAAAGATCCAGAAGAACGTTTAGATGCGATTTTCTTTTCGCCTCATAAATTTTTAGGAGGGCCGGGAACTTGTGGTGTTTTGGTTTTTAATGAAGCATTATATAAGTCGAATTTTCCCGACAATCCCGGAGGAGGAAATGTAAAATGCACAGATCCCTGGGGCGGTTATTATTACAGTGATGCGATAGAGGTAAAGGAAGACGGCGGAACTCCGGGTTTTTTACAGGTCATGCGTGCCGCTTTATGTATGGAATTGAAAGAACAAATGGGGATTCAAAACATAAAAGAAAGAGATAAAGAATTATTAGATCTGTGTTTTGAAGAACTTCAAAAAATTGAAGGTTTATCAATTCTGGGAGATTTGAAAAGTGAACGTATTGGCTGTGTTTCTTTTACTATTGAAAATATTCATTATAATTTAATAGTAAGACTTTTGAACGACCGTTTTGGAATTCAGGTTAGGGGAGGATGGTCCTGTGCGAGTACATATGCTCATTATTTGTTTGATATTGATGAACATACATCAAAAACTTTTACTCATGAACTTCTTCAGAAAAACCTAAGTAATAAACCCGGCTGGGTTCGCCTTTCATTACATCCAACTATGGCTAATGAAGAACTTTTATTTATTTGTGAGGCTATACAAAAAGTAGTTCTTAATTATAAAGAATGGCAAATAGGGTATGAATACAATCCCTCTAATAATGAATTTGAAAGTATTTTAGCAAAAGAAAAGATTGGAGAAGATGTAAAAGAATGGTTCTGTTTAGACTAA
- a CDS encoding TlpA disulfide reductase family protein, with protein MKNTILKTGLLALAMVASITSCSKKEEGFTITGNIPEQKDGMIYLEFQDGDQTVVKDSAKIVDGKFSFAGKVEEPLRYSIKLKGQEYGKVFVLGNETISFTAHKDTIYNAKLTGAIQDSIYSSYYKNEFKKIQNIAGPIYKLSDSLSQNGKVKLSEEQKTMMDKKWKDLQTLADDLTFKFIKSHKDQVAGALILDDRLVTYGTPEQVKEYFAVLSPEVQKSYFGKKIKEGIELNNKTAIGVAAPQFSQTDVNGKVVKLSDYKGKYVLLDFWASWCGPCRKENPNVVLAYKTYHDKGFEVLGVSLDDKKNLWEKAIAKDGLTWTHVSDLKGWKNEAAVLYGVKLVPTNYLIGPDGKIVAKNLREAELQSKLKEIFSKS; from the coding sequence ATGAAAAACACAATTTTAAAAACAGGTTTATTGGCACTAGCGATGGTAGCCTCAATTACTTCCTGTTCTAAGAAAGAGGAAGGTTTTACAATCACCGGAAATATTCCCGAACAAAAAGACGGGATGATCTATTTAGAATTTCAGGATGGTGATCAGACTGTAGTTAAAGATTCTGCCAAAATTGTGGACGGCAAATTTTCTTTTGCAGGAAAAGTAGAAGAGCCTTTGCGATACAGCATTAAGCTAAAAGGGCAGGAATACGGAAAAGTTTTTGTTTTAGGAAATGAAACGATTTCATTTACAGCTCATAAAGACACCATTTACAATGCAAAACTGACCGGAGCAATTCAGGATTCTATTTATTCGTCATATTATAAAAATGAATTTAAAAAGATTCAGAATATTGCAGGTCCAATTTACAAGCTATCCGATTCTTTAAGTCAAAACGGAAAAGTTAAACTTTCTGAGGAGCAAAAAACTATGATGGATAAAAAATGGAAGGATTTGCAGACTTTAGCAGACGATCTTACTTTCAAATTTATCAAATCACATAAAGATCAGGTTGCAGGAGCATTGATTTTAGACGATCGTTTGGTAACCTATGGAACGCCTGAACAGGTAAAAGAATATTTTGCTGTTTTAAGCCCGGAAGTACAAAAATCTTATTTTGGTAAAAAAATAAAAGAAGGAATCGAACTGAATAATAAAACAGCCATTGGCGTTGCAGCTCCGCAATTCTCACAAACAGATGTAAACGGAAAAGTCGTAAAATTATCAGATTACAAAGGGAAATACGTACTACTTGATTTTTGGGCAAGCTGGTGCGGTCCATGCCGAAAAGAAAACCCAAATGTGGTTTTGGCATACAAAACCTACCATGATAAAGGGTTTGAGGTTTTGGGAGTTTCTCTGGATGATAAAAAGAACCTTTGGGAAAAAGCAATCGCAAAAGACGGTTTGACCTGGACACATGTTTCAGATTTAAAAGGCTGGAAAAATGAAGCTGCTGTTTTATACGGTGTAAAATTAGTTCCAACCAATTATTTGATTGGTCCTGACGGAAAAATCGTGGCTAAAAACCTTAGAGAAGCTGAACTTCAGTCAAAACTAAAAGAAATTTTCAGTAAATCATAA
- a CDS encoding M16 family metallopeptidase has product MKKYIFLGCCSLAFCMLVSAQSKSVNFKKIKELGGIEEYLYQPNGMNVLLLQDNASPVATVQIVYRVGSKHEVLGNTGSTHLLEHLMFKGTPTFNKKSGTTITDVLQNTGAQLNATTWYDRTNYFETLPSDKIELALQIEADRMRNSLLTKEDKEAEMTVVRNEFERGENDPNSLLDKEIWASAYIAHPYHHSTIGWKSDIEKAPIEVLRNFYNTYYWPDNATLTIIGDFKKENVFELIEKYFGGITKAPHTLPQPYTEEPQQYGPRKIIVKKPGELGVVNKAYKIPGALHEDLPALNILGEIIGAGPSAILNKTFVDTRMGIYSYASATNFKEVGLFTIGVGFPTTSKHEDIEAKINEVVAKIQKEGVTQDEVNRVVAKISAQTILGRDGSGVIASELNEAIASGDWTDFVTGVDRLKKVTPADVLRVAQTYLVEDQSTTGYFIPKQSGTQNQDAAHANNFIPENQPFYYRHPEHNDAEKAFEYENFEGETTLATISAEDNNAVEKGTSAYRREKVAGIDVISVKTSAKDFVTVAASISLGNFINETKNPMISSLAASMLSKGTTLNDKFKFSEKLQKLGVNLNVSASTTKINIGFKCLKKDLDQVIVLLAEEIRNPLFDQKEFEKLQQQFTGNTQQSLNDPGERGEIALSQAIYPKGNPNYSLSVEDNLNNIKNATLDEVKAFHKKYFGPASMHLVIVGDTEGANLNASLKKSFKNWNGGVSETLKFEDAVKAAPKTEVVTIAEKPSAELYIGQYTGLKRADADYIPFYIANYTLGAGFAGRLMQTVRDNDGLTYSISSGLGGNIQTGGYWMVNASFNPNLFQKGLDATMVQVDKWVKDGITATELENKKTNLIGSFKVGMSTTSGMARTILSFVERGLEPNYIEQYPNDIEKVTLKQVNDAIKKYIQLDKMIIIKSGSLDKDGNPLK; this is encoded by the coding sequence ATGAAAAAATACATTTTTCTGGGCTGTTGCTCACTGGCTTTCTGTATGCTTGTTTCTGCGCAGAGCAAATCGGTTAACTTTAAAAAAATCAAGGAATTAGGTGGGATAGAAGAATATTTGTATCAGCCAAATGGTATGAATGTTTTGCTTTTGCAGGATAATGCTTCTCCGGTTGCAACTGTACAAATTGTATATCGTGTGGGCTCAAAACATGAAGTTTTAGGAAACACGGGGTCAACCCATCTTTTGGAACATTTAATGTTTAAGGGAACTCCAACTTTTAATAAAAAAAGCGGAACTACAATTACAGATGTGCTTCAAAATACAGGAGCTCAGCTAAATGCCACAACCTGGTATGACAGAACGAATTATTTTGAAACCCTTCCAAGTGATAAAATTGAATTGGCTTTGCAGATTGAAGCCGACAGAATGCGTAATTCTTTATTGACCAAAGAAGATAAAGAAGCAGAAATGACCGTTGTACGCAATGAATTTGAACGTGGAGAAAACGATCCGAATAGTTTACTGGATAAAGAAATCTGGGCTTCGGCTTATATTGCACATCCGTATCATCACTCTACAATTGGCTGGAAATCGGATATTGAAAAAGCGCCAATTGAAGTTTTACGTAATTTTTACAATACCTATTACTGGCCTGATAATGCGACTTTAACCATTATCGGAGATTTCAAAAAAGAAAATGTATTTGAATTAATTGAGAAATATTTTGGAGGGATCACAAAAGCGCCGCATACTTTGCCACAGCCTTATACCGAAGAGCCGCAACAATATGGTCCGCGTAAAATTATCGTTAAAAAACCGGGCGAGTTAGGTGTAGTAAACAAAGCCTATAAAATTCCAGGAGCTTTACACGAAGATTTGCCGGCTCTGAATATTTTAGGTGAAATCATCGGAGCAGGACCTTCGGCAATTTTGAATAAAACTTTTGTAGATACCCGTATGGGAATTTATTCATATGCTAGTGCAACGAATTTTAAAGAAGTTGGTCTTTTTACTATTGGAGTTGGTTTTCCAACCACTTCAAAACATGAAGATATCGAGGCTAAAATAAACGAAGTTGTGGCTAAAATTCAAAAAGAAGGCGTAACTCAGGATGAGGTAAACCGGGTTGTTGCCAAAATTAGTGCACAAACTATTTTAGGGCGTGATGGTTCGGGCGTTATTGCTTCAGAATTGAACGAAGCGATTGCGTCAGGCGACTGGACAGATTTTGTAACAGGAGTTGACCGATTGAAAAAAGTAACTCCGGCTGATGTTTTGCGTGTGGCTCAAACATATTTAGTGGAAGACCAAAGCACAACAGGCTATTTTATTCCGAAACAATCCGGAACTCAAAATCAGGATGCAGCGCATGCTAATAATTTTATTCCAGAAAACCAGCCGTTTTATTATAGACATCCGGAACATAATGATGCTGAAAAAGCTTTTGAATATGAGAATTTTGAAGGAGAAACAACATTAGCAACAATATCAGCAGAAGATAATAATGCAGTTGAAAAAGGAACTTCAGCTTACAGAAGAGAAAAAGTAGCGGGAATTGACGTAATTTCTGTAAAAACATCTGCTAAGGATTTTGTTACCGTTGCAGCCAGTATTTCATTGGGAAATTTCATTAATGAAACTAAAAATCCGATGATTTCTTCTTTAGCAGCTTCGATGTTATCAAAAGGTACTACGCTGAATGACAAATTTAAATTCTCAGAAAAGCTTCAAAAGTTAGGGGTGAATCTGAATGTAAGTGCTTCAACTACCAAAATAAATATAGGTTTTAAATGCCTTAAAAAAGATTTGGATCAGGTAATTGTTTTATTGGCCGAAGAAATTCGTAATCCTTTATTTGATCAAAAAGAATTCGAAAAATTGCAACAGCAGTTTACAGGAAACACGCAGCAAAGCTTAAACGATCCGGGTGAAAGAGGAGAAATTGCTTTGTCTCAGGCGATTTATCCGAAAGGGAATCCAAATTACAGTTTAAGTGTTGAAGACAATTTAAACAATATTAAAAATGCAACCCTTGATGAGGTAAAAGCATTTCATAAAAAATACTTCGGACCGGCTTCGATGCATTTGGTAATTGTTGGTGATACAGAAGGTGCTAATTTGAATGCTTCTTTGAAAAAATCATTCAAGAACTGGAATGGCGGCGTTTCTGAAACCTTAAAATTTGAAGATGCTGTAAAAGCGGCTCCTAAAACAGAAGTAGTTACAATCGCCGAAAAACCAAGTGCCGAATTATACATCGGACAATACACAGGTTTAAAAAGAGCCGATGCCGATTATATTCCGTTTTACATTGCAAACTATACTTTAGGTGCCGGTTTTGCTGGTCGTTTGATGCAGACCGTTCGTGATAATGATGGGTTAACGTACAGCATTTCATCTGGTTTAGGAGGAAATATTCAAACGGGAGGCTACTGGATGGTAAACGCTTCTTTCAATCCAAATTTATTTCAAAAAGGACTGGATGCTACTATGGTTCAGGTGGATAAATGGGTAAAAGACGGAATCACAGCGACTGAATTGGAGAACAAAAAAACGAATTTGATTGGAAGTTTTAAAGTTGGAATGTCTACTACAAGCGGAATGGCAAGAACGATTTTGAGTTTTGTAGAAAGAGGGCTGGAGCCAAATTACATTGAGCAATATCCGAATGATATCGAAAAAGTGACTTTGAAACAGGTTAACGATGCGATTAAAAAATACATTCAGCTGGATAAAATGATCATCATCAAATCAGGTTCTTTGGATAAAGATGGGAATCCTTTGAAATAG
- a CDS encoding RagB/SusD family nutrient uptake outer membrane protein has product MTTTIRTKKSTKAILWVSVLLLSLGSCEQYLDVEPQDKVAEEQMYRNVYDADAAVIGIYGKFMGLAKKYVILNEMRADLMTTTNNSDPYLKELSEQNVSAENPYVSPKDFYLVIQNCNDALKNFDIMVAEKKFTQSQYEQRYADVACIRSWIYLQLGIQYGTVPYVTEPLANLEDVKNISKFPRLSFNQLLDELVKFTEGLKYKKIYESGSSLLVTVDGYNTEKFFINKECLLGDLQLWKGNYLQAATHYKNVMETGTPRNDVDMYRIKYAEVVTNNDLAVGYLRYYEQDATTLVDNNTQGWRSIFGRDRDVLWNTEWIWSLPFDSDFAPKNPFIEIFSKTGGKYLAKPSKRAIDLWQSNTQSNGFPYDARGQKFTYKMVGGEPVIMKYIYKYEAAANTFKTDGDWFLYRAAKLHLRYAEAANRDNQHRIADALLNFGIQEAYTPAGYNNATGDATNIKQTKEAFPYDFDARQGDFPSFRAIWHRGGGIRGRARLQRAAVVGDSLTSIENNIINEAALELAYEGNRWEDLVRISLRRNDPAFLADKVRDKLKEEGNANADAVRSKLMNVNNWYLPFTWK; this is encoded by the coding sequence ATGACAACAACAATAAGAACAAAAAAATCGACCAAAGCCATTTTATGGGTATCAGTGCTTTTACTGAGCCTTGGCTCTTGTGAGCAATATCTGGATGTAGAGCCTCAGGATAAAGTAGCCGAAGAGCAAATGTACCGCAACGTATACGATGCCGATGCTGCTGTTATAGGGATTTATGGGAAATTTATGGGACTTGCAAAAAAGTACGTTATCCTTAATGAAATGCGGGCAGATTTGATGACAACAACCAATAACTCTGATCCTTATCTAAAAGAACTTTCAGAACAAAATGTTTCGGCAGAGAACCCATATGTAAGTCCAAAAGACTTCTATCTGGTGATTCAAAACTGTAATGACGCCCTTAAAAATTTCGACATTATGGTTGCCGAAAAGAAATTCACGCAATCGCAATACGAACAGCGTTATGCAGATGTTGCCTGTATCCGTTCCTGGATTTATTTACAATTAGGGATTCAGTATGGTACTGTTCCGTACGTCACTGAACCTTTGGCAAACCTAGAAGATGTTAAGAATATTAGTAAATTTCCAAGACTTTCTTTTAATCAGCTTTTGGATGAACTGGTAAAATTTACTGAAGGATTGAAGTATAAAAAAATATACGAATCAGGCAGCAGCTTATTAGTAACTGTGGACGGTTATAATACAGAGAAGTTTTTTATCAATAAAGAATGTTTATTGGGCGATTTGCAGCTTTGGAAAGGAAATTATTTACAGGCGGCTACACATTACAAAAATGTAATGGAAACCGGAACCCCAAGAAACGATGTTGACATGTATAGAATTAAATATGCTGAAGTTGTGACAAACAATGACTTAGCTGTAGGTTATTTAAGATATTACGAACAGGACGCAACAACATTAGTAGATAACAATACGCAAGGCTGGAGATCCATATTTGGAAGAGACAGGGATGTATTGTGGAACACAGAATGGATTTGGTCATTACCTTTTGATAGTGATTTTGCACCTAAAAATCCATTTATTGAAATTTTTTCAAAAACAGGTGGAAAATACTTAGCAAAACCATCTAAACGAGCAATAGATCTTTGGCAAAGCAACACACAAAGCAATGGGTTTCCTTATGATGCGCGTGGGCAAAAATTCACTTATAAAATGGTGGGCGGCGAACCTGTCATCATGAAATATATTTATAAATATGAAGCTGCTGCCAATACATTCAAAACAGATGGAGACTGGTTTTTATATCGTGCAGCCAAATTACATTTGCGTTATGCAGAAGCAGCCAACAGAGACAATCAACACAGAATTGCTGATGCCCTTTTAAATTTTGGTATACAGGAAGCCTATACCCCTGCAGGATATAATAATGCTACTGGAGATGCTACAAATATTAAGCAAACCAAAGAAGCCTTCCCATATGATTTTGATGCACGTCAGGGTGACTTTCCATCTTTTAGAGCAATCTGGCACCGTGGGGGTGGTATCCGTGGTCGTGCGAGACTTCAAAGAGCTGCAGTCGTAGGAGACAGTTTAACTTCTATTGAAAATAATATCATTAATGAAGCTGCTTTAGAATTAGCGTATGAAGGAAATCGCTGGGAAGACCTCGTACGTATTTCTTTACGTAGAAATGACCCAGCCTTTTTAGCTGATAAGGTCCGTGATAAACTTAAGGAGGAAGGAAATGCAAATGCTGATGCAGTACGATCTAAATTGATGAATGTTAATAATTGGTATTTGCCCTTTACCTGGAAATAA